The Elaeis guineensis isolate ETL-2024a chromosome 14, EG11, whole genome shotgun sequence genome has a segment encoding these proteins:
- the LOC105057238 gene encoding probable calcium-binding protein CML27 → MEGGGGSPRRSLALHRPSPSFRLRSPSLNTVRLRRVFDLFDRNGDGEITVDELALALDSLGLGADHDEIGCTVAAYIRPGRAGLAFEDFEVLHRSLGDALFGAAAPGDEGQAAAEEEEEQDMREAFRVFDEDGDGFISAAELQVVLAKLGLPEARNFARVHEMICSVDQDRDGRVDFGEFKHMMQGITVRSA, encoded by the coding sequence ATGGAGGGAGGGGGCGGGAGCCCTCGCCGGAGCCTGGCCCTACACCGGCCGTCGCCATCCTTTCGTCTCCGGAGCCCCAGCCTCAACACCGTCCGCCTCCGTCGCGTCTTCGACCTCTTCGACCGCAACGGCGACGGCGAGATCACTGTCGACGAGCTCGCCCTCGCTCTCGACTCCCTTGGCCTGGGCGCTGACCACGACGAGATCGGCTGCACCGTCGCCGCCTATATCCGTCCCGGCCGCGCCGGCCTCGCTTTCGAGGACTTCGAGGTTCTCCACCGCTCCCTCGGCGACGCTCTCTTCGGCGCCGCCGCACCCGGCGACGAAGGCCaggcggcggcggaggaggaggaggagcaggaCATGAGGGAGGCGTTCCGGGTGTTCGACGAGGACGGCGATGGTTTCATCTCGGCGGCGGAGCTCCAGGTTGTGCTGGCCAAGCTCGGCCTTCCGGAGGCCCGGAACTTCGCAAGGGTGCACGAGATGATCTGCTCCGTCGATCAGGACCGCGATGGACGGGTGGATTTCGGCGAGTTCAAGCACATGATGCAGGGGATCACCGTCCGAAGCGCCTGA